A window of Equus przewalskii isolate Varuska chromosome 6, EquPr2, whole genome shotgun sequence genomic DNA:
CGGGAGGGCGTTCCAGGTGGCGCGCGGCCCTGGCAGAGGCGCGGGGGTGGGCCTGAGGGTGGCATTTGGCCGGGCCAGGCGGCCGGGAGAGCCAGGGCCACCCAGGATGGCCACCCGGGCGCTCCCCAGGGGCCCGAAGGCCTGGCCTCAGTTTGGCCAGGTGCGAACTGGGCCGGTGGGCGCCGGGGTGATTGGCGGGTGACCTGACCCAGATCCGCGGGCATCGCCACCCCCACTCCCAGGAGGCCGTCCTGGAGGAGGGGTGGCCCCAGCTGTGAACAGCCTCTGGGTTTCTTCTGGTCCTGCCTCAGCCCAGCTGGAGGGGGGGGCGGTGAATGCCCTGGgcgccccccaccctgccccccggTGGGGTGAGGGCGGTTCAGCCCAGTGGTCGGGGACTTCAGACCTTGGAATGGGACAAACGTGGGTTCCTGTTCACCATGGGACCTCGAACAAGGCATTCGATTCTCGAAGCCTCGGTTTCCTGTGTGTAAAATGGGCAGGGACGTAACtccctggggctgcttccaggaTCAAAGGCAGGCGTGTGGGACTcacctgtcccctccctgcccccctcccccttccctccccctcactcGCTCTGCTCCAGCCGCAGGGGCCTCCACATTCCTCCAACCCGCCAGGCacagtcctgcctcagggcctttgcacgggctGTTCCCTCTATGCCCGGCCAGGTCCACAGGCgccaattttaaaacataacataTTGCTTCGTGGGCCGGGCCCAGGGAACGAGGAGGCAAGGGCTGGGCGGCTGGGAGGGGCGGAGGCGGCGGGCAGGGACGCTGTACCTATGGAAACCAGAACAAAGAGCTGTCGCCAGCCACCAAACACCTGGGCTGCGCTGTTCTCACTGGCTGGCCAGGCGGCCTGGGATGCCGGTGGCGGGTGAGCGTCCAGACCCCCTGGGGGCGAGTGTGGGGGGCTCCGACCCCGCTCTGCAGGGGCACAGGGGGGGCCCAATCGAAGAGACTAGGCAGGCAGGTGCAGATTCGAGGCCCCACGGGGTCCCCTCccgctgtgtggccttgggccagtcAGGTGTCCCCTTATCTGAGGCCCCAGCCGCCGAGGGGCCTTTGGGTTGCTTGGCGATTCGATGCGAAGGGTTCAGGGGCCTCAGTGTCCCTGTCTGTCCACTGGGGCCGGGGGAGGGTGCCTGGGGACAGAACTCCAGCTGTTGTCATGGGAACGTCCCGCCCAGCCGCAGACGCTGGACGGTGACTCCCGCTGGCCCGGGTCAGCCCCAGGCGTGGGACAGAGTCGGGGTGGGGGGGCCTGGAGACGCGGTCTGCGCACCTCCCCTGGGATCCCAGCCACCCGAGCTTGCCCCGAGGCACCCCTCACTGAGTCCTTGGGGTCTGCTAAGGCCCTgtcctccaggcctcagtttccctggctgGCCAGTGGGGCTCTTGGATGAGATCTCTGACTCTCTGGCCCTCTGGTGCTGGgaggtcatttattcattcaacaaacagtttttgagcacctactgtgagcCACGCCTGGTGCAGGACCTGGCAGTGGCCAGGGCCGACCTGGTACCCTCCCTCCCTCGGCTCACAGGATCGGGGGAGCCACGTTCCTCCAGAAAAACCCTTACGCTTAGTGGTGATTGCGTGCTGGTGGTGGACGGACAGATGGATGAAGAAGGTAGTTGAGATGGGGGATCTGGGAGGCCCTCCTGAGGAGGCGACATTTCACATTCAGAGGGCTGAGTGACGAGAAAGAGACAGCCATGTGGAGACCTGGGgggaagagcatcccaggcagagggcacagcccgtgcaaaggccctggggcaggcgtgtgggaggagcagtgaggaggctggagccgagggaagaggggcagggagggaggaaagagggcagggaggggaccgCGCAGGTCGTGCGGGGCCTTGTGGGACACAGGAAGCACTGGCTTctgccccagggaggggagcctggagggctgcGGGCGGAGGAGGGCGGGAAGGACTCGGGGCTCCTGGGCGCCCTCTGGTGGCGGCTGCGGCGAGGACAGACCGTGGGGCGAGGGCGGGAGCTGGGGACCAGGACAGAGGGCGTGGAGGTGAGCAGCGGATGGGGCCGTGACCCCTGTAGCTGCTGTGTCCCCTTCCTGCCCGGTGACCCTGGAGCCTCCATCCCTTTCTCTCAGTCGGAGGCGGGGCTGTCTCGTCCGCGGGGTCTCCCGACGTGTGTGTGGGGCCCCCCAGCCCCCCCGGAGCCCAACAGGCGGCCGGACCCTGCCCGTCCTTGGGGTGGCCCTCGGGGGCTCCGGGGAACccagtctgagaaccactggtgtccCCCTGAGCCGGGCCCGCGGGTGCCCCCTCCCTCTTGCCGCGTCTACATGGTCTGAGCGCCGGTGGACAAAGGGCTCGAGTTGGAGGCTCCGTTGGCGGAGGGCGTCGTGTGGGGACAAGGCCTGGGGGGGGCATTTGTCACGGCCGGTGGGGCCTGGAGGCCACCCTGGGCACTGCCACCAGCGCTGAGCGAGCAGAgacggggcggggtgggggggcccATGCATTATTGATGCCCTTTGTGCGGGGCATGAAGAATTCATGCGGACGCGGCCCGGCTCCCGGGAGCCACTCGCTGTATTTTCCGGAATGTCGCCATTTAATAATTTTGTCGTTATTAGAAATGACAGACTGTGATCTCACAGTGAATAAGTGATATTGGAAACAAAGGTGTGGACTGTGACGCGGCCGTGACGAGGAGCGAGGCCCCGATACAGCCgcacgtggacggacctgaacccacgacgctcagggagagaagcagacacaggagGCTTgtggttcctttttttctcttttgaggaagattggccctgagctaacatctcctgccaatcttctttttttttgctgaggaagactggccctgagctcacatctgtgcccatcttcctctgctttctatgtgggacgcctgccacagcatggtgtgccaagcggtgccatgtccgcacccaggatccaaacctgcgaaccccaggccaccgaagcagaatgtgcgcaccgGGCCGGCCCTACAGAAGGCTTGTGcttctttttatatgaaatatcccaGAATAGACGAATctgcagaaacagaaagtagcTCAGTGGGtggaggggggtgtgtgtggctGCTCATGGGGACAGGatttctctttggggtgatggaaccTTCTGGAATTAGCAGTGATCATTACCCAGCTCTGTGAATATATGAACAGCATTGAACTGTCCACTTTCAAAGGGCGAATTTTCTGGTCTGCaaattatatttccataaaaaCTTATGAAAAAGCAAAGGTAATAATCCAAAATCATAACTTTCAGATTCTTTTATGACATTTTGCTGTGACCTCTGCTCTTGCTGCTCTTCTCACCCGGGGCATCTGTTTGGTGGAAACGGCGAGCATTTCTTCCCAACTCCGCGTTCGCGGACAGCAAGTTGGAAGCTTCAAATGGGCCATAGCGGGAGAATCTACACCACAGAAATTAGCGGACACCACAAATCAGGGCCTTGATTTATGTTCTATTGATTGTCTAGCCCAGGGGTTGGCATATGTTTTCTATGAAGCCTCaaagagtaaattttttttttttttttttttttttttgctgaggaagattggccctgagctaacatctgttcccatcttcctccatcttgtatgtgggacgccaccacagcatggcttgatgagtggtgccatgtccgcaccaggatccaaactggtaaaccccggccgccgaagtggagcatgtgaactcaaccactacaccacgggctGGTCccagaaagcaaatatttgtggCGTGGCAACCCCACCGTCTCTCTGGCAGCGGCCGTAGGCTCCATGTAAATGAACGCGTGTGGccgtgtgccaataaaactttatttacaaaaacaagccgGGGGCCGGAGTTGGCCAGCCGCTGGTGTCACTTAGGGGAATGTCCAGAATGAAAAGTAAACTTAAAAGTGCGCGTGTCTGCGGCGCTTTCCTTGTGAATGGCCCCGGCGCCGTGAGGAAATAGGCTCGTGCTCTTCGAAAACTCGTCTCCAATTCGGGAAAGAAGCTGCCCACGTGGCTGATGAACCCGAGTGGCATTCTCCTTGTCCTTGTCCCGCGTTGGTCTCGTTCACAGACAGGAGGACAGCGAATGACGTCCGTGTCAGAACCGCACTCGAGTGTCAGTGGCCACAGGGGTTGGCTCGTGACGTGAATCTGACAAAACTCACCTGGAACGTTCTGTGGGACTCAGTCGTCTGTGTGGAACTTACGGTAAAAAGTCCTGTGTCGTTTGTCACGTCTGTGAGCTGTGTGCACACAGGGTAAACCCAGGCGTGGTCGTATATGGGGACATGGGTTTTTTCTGGAAACCTGGTGGTTAGGAATTTTCGAGTGCGTGTCGAATGGGAGGCGGCAGTCACGGGATCCCCGAGGGGCAGCGAGGACCGTGGGAGGTGGGATGTCCTGCCCTGTTGCGTCCCCATCCCCCCCACGCCCCTGGCAGCAGGTgcacagcacgtgcaaaggcccggAGGCCACCAGGTTGCAGGGAGAAGGACACGGTGAGGCTGGAGCCGAGTGAGTGAGCGAGCGGGAGACTGGAAGGAGGGGAGGTTGTCGATGTCACGAGAGGTCGGCCCCGGCTCCTGAGTTTGGGGCCTGGAGGGACTGGGAAGAACGAGGTCCCCGGGGTCTGGGGCCATTCGCTGCCCAGGGGAGGCTCAGACACAGAGCTGCCccggggcctttgcactagccgttccctctgcctggctcaTGTTCCCCCAGACCTTGTCCTTCCACTCCCAGCTGGAGGGACGCCACCTCAGAGAGGACTTCCTGAGCGTCTCGGCCAAGGTCACCTGCTGTCCCTGGCTGTCACCCCCGACCCCCCCATTATCCTGTTTATTTCTGTGTTCACTGGCTTCTGGCGTCGCCTCCTTCCAGCAGGGGCGACACCGCCTCTTAGGGGCTTGTTTGGGAAATCCGGAGGGCTTTCTTGTCGCTTGTGACAATAACAGGATGTTCTGGCATCTGGGGGGGCAGGGACTGGGGACCCCAGGCGTCCCGCCACGCTCCGGGCCGCCCCTCGGCCCCCACGACTTCCTACATCCCGCCAGAAACCTAGACCCACGAGGGGGCGTTCTGCCCGGTTTTAATTTCCAGTGAATATTCCCCAAATGCAAGTCCTGGGTGGACGGAGGGCGGATGGTGCTCTGCTTTGAGCAGAATGTGTCCCGGTTCCCGCGATGCCCCCAGGGACAAACCACCGAGCTCGACTTTTCCATTCGTGCAGACCCAGATGGAGACACGGAACGTGGAACATTCTAAACCCTCTTCTGGCTCAGTCTCCCTCAGATTATGAGCTTTATCACCATCTGagacttttagtttatttttttatttttatttttttttgctgaggaagatttgccctgagctaacattgtgctgatcatcctctgttttttagtatgtgggccaccagcacagcatggctgcaaaaaggaaccaaacccaggcccctGAGGCGGAGGGCACTGAGCTTAAGCACCAGGCCGCCGGGCCCGGCcctgtgaattttatttttaaactggcAGGTGGAGGCGGACCACAGCGTCTGTGGATTCCACTTCAGGGAAACGGGGACACGCGGGTTAACAAGGTGGCCTGAGGTCTTGAAGGCTGGGATCCCGGGAGGGCAGGGttactgctgtgtccccagtgcccgGGACACAGTTGGCGCTCCCTAACCGTTTATCGAGTGACTGAATGAGTGTTCCCGCTGAGCCTCCGAAACTTTAGGGGGACTTTGTGGCTTGTGATGGGAGTGGGCTGTTCTGGTACTCGGTGGGCACGGACCCAGGACACTGGCCATCTggtccccaggcccctcctggcCGCCCGCCCTCGGGCCCGGGGAGCGTGGCCGCAGGAAGGAAGGCCCGGGTTTATTCTGGTCCTCAGGCCGCTCCCCTGGGACAGCTGTCATCCCCCTGGCTGGCCGCTCGGATGGGGCGTTTCTGGCAGAACAATGGGACGGGGACGGGGACGGGCCCAGGTGTCGCCAGGCAGCCGGGGGCCGGAGGGGctaggagtggggtggggagggcggcGCCGCGGGGGCCCAGGCCCAGCGCCCCTCCTGGACCAACAGGCCCAACCTCAGGACTCGCAGGTGGGAatgccaaggcccagagaggggcagagccctgcctggggtcacacagcaacCGAGACAGGCCCTTGGGGTCCAGGCGCCTGGGCCTCGTCGCAGGACTCAGGAGAAGGCCTTttcctccctgagcctcggtttGTCCCCCTGTAAACAGGGGAGACTGGACCCAGGGCCTCGAGGCCCCTCTTGATTCCGAGGTTTGCAGACATCCTTTCCCGCaggcattcaacaaacacttatggggcacctgctgtgtaccaggccctgggctccccCTGGAGACATGGGGTGAACGGGGGACCCAGCCCCTGCCAGCGCCGCTGGGCCAGGGACGGGGACACGGAAACCGGGGTGCTCAGGGTGGCGATAGAAGAGGCCCAGGGCGCCGTGGGAGCCCAGCTGGGGCATCtgggaaggcttccaggaggaggtgacaacttgaaggatgagcaggagttgaTGGGATGAGTAATGGGGGGCAGGGGagtccaggtagagggaacagaaTAGAATGTTCTAGAGAAACTGGTGGGAGGGCATCCGGGAACCAGCCCAACCCTGCTTGCAGCCCGGGGGGCCCTGGGGTTGGCCACAGACTTCTTCCCCAGGATCTGGTTACAGCTgatcgtccccattttacagatggggaaactgaggcatggggcaTTATGTTGCTCGACCAGGCGGTCAGAGCCGGCAGCAGGCCCTAAGTATGGGGCTCGTTTTGTCGCGGGGGCAGCTCCTGGCCCCCCAAGACTCGGGGTGCTGGGGAGGCATCaggtggggaaggcagagggagcgaGGCCTGCAGAGGCGGCAGGGGCAGGCAGTCACTGtgctgctgtgtggccttggggaagtggctcagcctctctgagcctgtgtaaTTTCTTACTCAAAACAGGCAGCTGGCCCAATACCAGGGGAAGGGACGCAACGGGCACCTGCCGCCAGCTCAGGGCCGGCCACGCGGGGCTGAGTCCACAGCAGTCCTGGTCTGGCCCCGGCCACGGAGCCCCGGGGTCCGTGACTGGTGTGGGGGGCAGGGAAGGCTGGTCCAGTTACCCTTGTGGCCGCCCTGACCTCCGAGGACAGGCGAGAGGGTGGCCGAGGGTGGAGTCTGGGCTCACACAGAGACAGGCTTTGTGGGGGCTCCGGGGCGAGTGGGCGCCCGTGTGGCATTCCTGGCCCAGCcgggcgggggtggggctggactctgaccagggcctgggccagggtgggggctgaggggccTCGCTGTCAGTCTGGCTGTTCAGGggtggcttcctggagaaggtggtaCCCAGGCTGAGCGAAGGATGAATATGCaaggggaagaggcaggggcTTAGGGGCTGGGGCTTTAGGGGGTGTGTAGGAGTTCACTAGGGAAGAGGCAGGGGCTTGGGGTCTAGGGTTTTGAGGGATGTGCAAGAGTTTACAAGGGAAGAGGCAGGGGCCCAAATGGGGAGGCCCTAGAGCCTGGGAGATCTGGAGACCACCATGCAGGAAGGATGAAAGGGGGTGGACGTGAGGAACAGACAGAGGGCCAGGCCTCTGAAGGCCTGCCCAGATTCCACCATTATACATTAATTCCTTTGACttagccttctctttttttttaagaaacaaattccCTTAGGCCTCTTTGGGTCCCTCGTGTCCTCATCTCTTTAGTGTGGATGCTGTTTTGTCACGAGCTTCCCCGATGCGGTTTTCACGCTCTGTGCTCCCGCAGCTGCTCAGAGAGGGGGCCTCAGAGCAGGCGGCTCTTTTAGCCTGGGGTGCGCTCCCCCATgttctccccatccctccctccagggGCCTCCTCACCCTGTGGGGGCGCCCCGCTGTGGCTCTGTCGCCTCCTCGATGGCGGCCCTCACCGCgcctccctccactcctccccacctgggcgcacagtaggtgcttcaCGGGAGCTGTGTGGCCCGGGCACGGCATGTCCTTCCCGGCGCCCAGAGCCTCCGGGCTGCCCTGAGACACCGAGTTGGTGAGGGAGGCGGCCGGATCTGCGCGGCCCGGAGCTCGTGCGCCCAGGACACGGACCGGGGACGCGGCGGGAGCCACCAGCGGTGGCGGCGGGGCCTGACGGGCGTGTGTCTTTCCTCCCGCAGGCCCGATGGACGCCTTCAGCACCAAGAGCCTGGCCCTGCAGGCGCAGAAGAAGCTGCTGGGCAAGGTGGCCTCGCGGGCGGTGGCGGTCGCGTTCCTGGACGACGCGAGCAGCGAGGTGCTGGACGAGCTGTACCGCGCCGCCAAGGAGTTCACGCGCAGCCGCAAGGAGGCGCAGAAGCTGGTCAAGAACCTGGTCAAGGTGGCCCTGAAGCTGGCCGTGCTGCTCCGCGGGGGCCAGCTGGGCGCCGACGAGCTGGCCCTGCTGCGCGGCTTCCGCCAGCAGGCGCGTCGCCTGGCCATGACGGCCGTCAGCTTCCACCAGGTGGACTTCACCTTCGACCGGCGCGTGCTGGCCGCCGGGCTGCTCGAGTGCCGGGATCAGCTGCACCAGGCGGCCGGCCGCCACCTCACCGCCAAGTCCCACGGCCGCATCAGCCACGTCTTCGGCCACCTGGCTGACGGCGACTTCCTGGCCGCGCTCTACGGGCCGGCCGAGCCCTACCGCTCGCACCGGCACCGGCTCTGCGAGGGCCTCTCCAGGATGCTGGACGAGGGCAGCCTCTGAGCGCCCCCGGCGGGGAGGATGGGGTGCGCGTTTGTCTTTTTGGTCCTTTCGTCCCAGTCCACCCACTCTGTCCCAGGCCAGACCCCCCGCGGCCGGCGCCCCGTGCCCGCTCGGAGGGTGACAGACCGCTCCCCACAGGACCACgtgcctcccctcccaccccctctcgATGGGGAGATGGACTCGGCGTGGGGACCTCACGCGCACCTCGAGGTGGCCGTCTGAGCCGCGACAGGCGGTGGGGGACGCGTCTGCACCCTCAGACCACCGATGGCTCTGAAATCGGGGCTGCCCCCTCACGGGGTCCCGGCTTTTTCGTCCTTTGGGCGGCGTCCTGGGGACCTGGAGGAGCGGGGGCGTCAGGGCCGAGCAGCGTCCCCCGCAGACCCCTCGGTTGAATTCCTGACCCGGCGCCTCCCGTGGCACCTGGCTTGGAAATAGCGTTGCTGCCGAGGTTGTTCGCTGAGCGAGGTCATTGTGGAGCAGGGTGGGCCCCGACCCCGggggactggtgtccttataaaaaggggacatttgtgCCCGGACACAAACGAGAAGGGCGCacagagatggaggcaggagTCGGATGGATGCCCAGGAAGGCCCGCGACCCCCAGCGACCCCCGGCGGGAACCGGCCCACCACCCCTTGATCTCCGACTTCAGCCTCGGGAACTGGAAGTGCACCCGCTTTGGCGGTTCCAGCCGCCCCGTCTGGGGTGCCCTGTCCGGTGGCCCCGGGAACAAGCACAGGCAGCTGGGCTGCGGGCTACGGGGGGCCCATCGGCGAGGACGCCTCCATTGGGTCCAGATTGCCACCCTGACTCCCACATGGAGTGGACCAACCCTCCACATGCGTGACTTGTGTTTGTCAGAAGGGGGCATGGGTTGGAGAAGGTTAAAGGTCGCTGCAGGTCTGGCCACATTGGGGTCAGGATGGTTGTCCCGGGCGCCCCGGGTGGAGGGGCAGCGGCGTCTCTGACTGTTTTGCACAGCCGGGTCTGCCGAGGGCAAAGGTCACTAACAGGAGGCCTGCCGCAGGCCTTATTAGGCGAGAAGCTGGCTTTGCTCCATCCCATCGGGTGTCCAAGACGTTTGGGGTCAGCTGCCAACCTGAAAACCGAGGCAGTTGCAGCTCCCCATCTAGAATTGGAGTTTCTCTCGAAAACTGGCTGGTGCTTGCACTGCCTGCCCGGGAGCCGCACAGAGCTGCCCCGTCCCTgctttgccacagtccccactgcTCCCTTTTGCCTCTCCCTGGCCTGCTGCGCCGGCTGGGAGATCCCGACCCCGGATTCAGGGCGGCCTGGCTGTGGTTTGGTTTCTGCTTCCCTGAAATAGCCAAAGGCTGTCGCGTGGGGGCCGGCTGTCCCTCCTCGGCCTCCCTTCTGGGCGAGTGTCCCCTCTCATCTCCAGTCGTCGAGACGGCTCTGCAAACTCAAGCAGGGACGTGCGTTTTGATGACCTGGAAGCCCCAGATGCCACCCTTTGCCCTCGGCTCTGCTGACTGACTCTGTCCACGCGTGTGGTCTCTGGACCTGGTCCCCACTGTGCTGTCCGGCCCGGCTTGGCTCTTTTCACAAATTTGAGATTGAATCTTAAAAAACCAAAGAGCATGACAGAACCCTTTAAATAAAGGCACATCTCCCATTTGCTTCCTGTGCACGTGGCAGTTCACTCGCTTGGCACCGTCTGACGGTTTCCTTGCACCCTCCCAGGGTTTTGCCATTGAAATTGAGGTTGTGTGGAATGTCACATGCCGGTGGCTTCAGTGACAGGTTTGGTCTCCGCTCTGCCAGGATGGCAGCAGGCCCCCACGAGCATTCCGTTCAGCTCCTCATCATGTGCAAAGATCCTGGGGCCGGGGCGGCTTAGATCTCGACATTATCTGAAAGCTACATAAGGATGCATGCACGTGGCACGCAGGGGAACAGGGGAAAGCTTGTATGTCCCGAGATGCCCCCCCCCGTGTCCCAGCGCACCGCACCCACTCGCTCTGCATCCCTGACGACGCCTGGGGTTGGGAAGTGGTGATCCAGGCTGAGTGTGGGCCGTGTCCCACCGCCTGGGGCTGCGGGGGCCCCGGGCCATCCTAACCATCTCCTGGCCCCTGTTGAGACGCGCTGGGTCCGCTGAACCTCCAAGTCGGGAGTGGGAGAGGCGCCTGGCTCTCGGCGTTGTCCCCACGACCCCCACAGGTCCCCATGCTCCCAGCCCTCGAGGCCGGGCTGTTCTTGGTCGAGTGACCCTCCTGTGGCCGCGCGCCCTTCACCGCTCCTCCCACAAGGTGGCACAGGCCACGTGTGCTCGCAGTTAAGGTGGCTGATGCTGTGCCCCCCGTGCCCCAGGGCCGGGTCCCCCTGTTCCTAGACGGTCCTCCCTCCTGCTCACGCGCCTGGCCTGACACCGCTCTACACGGGCAGCCGCTGCGCGTGTGGACGGGATGGGGGCCTCGCTCTGCTTCCTACGGGTGGAAGGAACCCTGACGCCCCCGGCCGCTTCTCCCCTGCCAGGTGGGgtcacagagggacagagaggccTCCATCCTCCAACACGGCGCTCCGAGGACGACCCCCCGCCCCACAGCGCTGGGGCCCGGCAAAGGTCTCTTTCCCATTGTTTGTAGGTGCAAAGACGCAGTCAGAGGTCAGGCTGGGGGTCAAGCCGGGGGTCAGACTCCCAGGGCCCCTCTGAGTGGCTGGGAACTTTCGGgttccatccatttatttttctttgcctgtgggtgtttttttttttttctaagtcacTGTGTTGCAATGTGGCTTTAGAAACGTCGCAAGGCCACTCCCGGGGCGCAGAAGCGGTCGACCCTGGAGCCCTCGCCCTCCGTCAGGCCCGCCCGTGGGACTGCAGTGGCcgtggcccagcccagcccccgtGGGCTCAGGAGTTCCAGAAAAATCCTGCCCAGCGTGATGCCGCTCAGCTGCTTCCAAGGGGTAAGGGACATGGGGGCGGTGAGCCCCCCGCTGCTGTCCCGGGGTGGGGACCCAGCCCCCCGCGCCCAGCCCGGCGGCCGGCACTGCCTGATGCTGAATCTCTGTGGTCGCTTTTCAATCgtcttttttattcaaatatgaaaGAACATGTCATTTCTTCCTGCTTGGTCTGAAAGGAGGTCCCCTGGGGAAATCTAAGAGAACAGTCGGCTcgagggcagagggcagctggCTCGCTGGTCCCACGGGGACGCACGCTGGCTTCAGAACAGCCGCcggccccaggcccctcctggtGGGAAAGACGAGTGGCCGCCCCAGACCACGCTCCAGGTGCAGAGCGGGCGCGGCGGACTCCGTCCCGGGGCCTCTGCCGCCCTGAGGACCCCTCGGAACAGGGTGACAGCAGCGTGGGCAGAAAACCAACAGTCCCCCCAGAAAACCAGGGATGCGCCAGCC
This region includes:
- the TNFAIP8L1 gene encoding tumor necrosis factor alpha-induced protein 8-like protein 1 isoform X1, encoding MPVAGPMDAFSTKSLALQAQKKLLGKVASRAVAVAFLDDASSEVLDELYRAAKEFTRSRKEAQKLVKNLVKVALKLAVLLRGGQLGADELALLRGFRQQARRLAMTAVSFHQVDFTFDRRVLAAGLLECRDQLHQAAGRHLTAKSHGRISHVFGHLADGDFLAALYGPAEPYRSHRHRLCEGLSRMLDEGSL
- the TNFAIP8L1 gene encoding tumor necrosis factor alpha-induced protein 8-like protein 1 isoform X2; its protein translation is MDAFSTKSLALQAQKKLLGKVASRAVAVAFLDDASSEVLDELYRAAKEFTRSRKEAQKLVKNLVKVALKLAVLLRGGQLGADELALLRGFRQQARRLAMTAVSFHQVDFTFDRRVLAAGLLECRDQLHQAAGRHLTAKSHGRISHVFGHLADGDFLAALYGPAEPYRSHRHRLCEGLSRMLDEGSL